A single Triticum dicoccoides isolate Atlit2015 ecotype Zavitan chromosome 2A, WEW_v2.0, whole genome shotgun sequence DNA region contains:
- the LOC119357750 gene encoding heparanase-like protein 2 has translation MAAQAAGTLFLCILVLSGAPYAVAAGGEKATVSVRAVTAISHTDDDFICATLDWWPRDKCNYGMCPWHNSSIINLDLYSPILYNAVKAFNSLRIRLGGSLQDQITYKVGKHYADCPSFRRNDDHLFGFTDGCLAMNRWDELNIFFRRTNTTVTFGLNALRGRRKSAENGSTLHVGGWDGRNARDLMRYTVSKGYRVESWELGNELCAGGVEAKVMAAQYGKDVLRLRRMVEKVYNGTGHLPKVLAPGGFYDGPWFSEMLRVSGPGVVDAVTHHIYNLGSGKDKELINKMQDPYYLDKVAQTFSDMEATVRESGPWSAAWVGESGGAYNSGGKDVSDRFANSFWYLDQLGMSAVFGTKVYCRQALVGGNYCLLNTTTLAPNPDYYSALLWHRLMGPGVLQTTAAAGSPYLRSYAHCSKKQPGVTVLLINLSNSTAFDVTVAGDMDLHPPPRRLLQAEAGGGEAAVCGGRREEYHLSPEGGDIQSQVVVLNGEPLALGPCGQIPELRPAIAIDGCTPVHVEPHSIAFVRFTGFKAPACA, from the exons ATGGCCGCTCAAGCTGCCGGGACCCTTTTCCTTTGCATCCTCGTCTTATCCGGTGCGCCGTACGCCGTCGCCGCCGGGGGCGAGAAGGCGACCGTGTCGGTGAGGGCGGTGACGGCCATCTCCCACACCGACGACGACTTCATCTGCGCGACGCTCGACTGGTGGCCCAGGGACAAGTGCAACTACGGCATGTGCCCCTGGCATAACTCCTCCATCATCAACCTG GATCTCTACAGCCCTATCCTGTACAATGCTGTCAAAG CCTTCAACTCGTTGCGGATTAGGCTCGGAGGATCGCTGCAGGACCAGATCACGTACAAAGTTGGCAAGCACTACGCCGACTGCCCCAGCTTCCGGCGAAACGACGACCACCTCTTCGGCTTCACCGACGGCTGCCTCGCCATGAACCGCTGGGACGAGCTCAACATCTTCTTCCGGCGAACCAA CACGACGGTGACGTTCGGGCTGAACGCGCTGAGGGGCCGGCGCAAGTCCGCCGAGAACGGCAGCACGCTCCACGTCGGCGGCTGGGACGGCCGCAACGCGCGCGACCTGATGCGCTACACCGTGAGCAAGGGGTACCGCGTGGAGTCGTGGGAGCTGGGCAACGAGCtgtgcgccggcggcgtggaggccAAGGTGATGGCGGCGCAGTACGGGAAGGACGTGCTCCGGCTCAGGAGGATGGTGGAGAAGGTGTACAACGGCACCGGCCACCTCCCCAAGGTCCTCGCGCCGGGGGGCTTCTACGACGGGCCCTGGTTCTCCGAGATGCTGCGCGTCTCCGGCCCCGGCGTCGTCGACGCCGTCACTCACCACATCTACAACCTCGGCTCCG GGAAGGACAAGGAGCTGATCAACAAGATGCAAGACCCGTACTACCTGGACAAGGTGGCGCAGACGTTCAGCGACATGGAGGCGACGGTGCGGGAGTCCGGGCCGTGGAGCGCGGCGTGGGTGGGCGAGTCCGGCGGCGCGTACAACAGCGGCGGGAAGGACGTGTCGGACCGGTTCGCCAACAGCTTCTGGTACCTGGACCAGCTGGGGATGTCGGCCGTGTTCGGCACCAAGGTGTACTGCCGGCAGGCCCTCGTCGGCGGAAACTACTGCCTCCTCAACACCACCACGCTCGCCCCCAACCCGGACTACTACAGCGCGCTGCTCTGGCACCGGCTCATGGGCCCGGGGGTCCTCCAGACCACCGCCGCCGCTGGCTCGCCGTACCTCCGCTCCTACGCGCACTGCTCCAAGAAGCAGCCTGGCGTGACGGTGCTCCTCATCAACCTGTCCAACTCGACGGCGTTCGACGTGACGGTGGCCGGCGACATGGACCTGCACCCGCCGCCGCGGAGGTTGCTGCAGGCGGAagccggcggcggggaggcggcggtgTGCGGCGGGCGGAGGGAGGAGTACCACCTGAGCCCCGAGGGCGGCGACATCCAGAGCCAGGTGGTGGTGCTCAACGGGGAGCCGCTCGCGCTCGGCCCGTGCGGCCAGATCCCCGAGCTGCGGCCGGCGATTGCCATCGACGGGTGCACGCCGGTGCACGTCGAGCCCCACTCCATCGCGTTCGTCAGGTTCACCGGCTTCAAGGCTCCTGCCTGCGCGTAA